The DNA region CAGCGTTTTCCCTTTGCAATGCTCTGTTTTCTTCTTCCAGTGTTGCATATTTTGTTTTGTCGCCGTCTGCAGTATATTTCCTCCGCCAATTGTATAACAGCCCCTCGTGAATACCCAAATCATCCGCTATCTCTTTTACTGTTTTTGGACTTGCGTATGATAACTAGACTGCATTCTTTTTGAATTATTCATCGTATTTCTTCCTGATTTTTCCCATTCTATGCCTCCGATTTTCCGGTGTTTTATCCACCTTCCCTATCTTAGCATATTGTCTATTATTTTAACATGCTCCCCTATATAGTATTTTCAGTTCCACCTCGTGTGTGCTAAACTATCACTGTTATTTATGCTCATTGTTAACCTTCTTTCTTTGTTTCTAGCTGGCAGGCTAGTTATATTGTATCAGAAGGTTGCTCTGGGCATAGCTAAAGCTTTTCAGAACTATCGGCTTAACCGGTAGTTTACTGTGACTAACAAAAAACTCTACAAGTTACCTTGCAGACCATGTTTTGAGTTGTAGATCCTAAATCGCCCGTGCAAATAAAGCTTCCCGATAATATATATTATTTACCGTTTGCCGTTTTTACAGAATCGATATCAAACTCACAAAATTTATTGTGTCCTGTGTCGAATATTTCGAGATAAAAATATTCCAATTGATCCATATTGGCTAAAATAGTTAAATCTACATTATCATACTCAGTCCATCCCCTATATCCCAAGTCTAGATGCTTCAGTTCAGTTAAATTAGATAATGATCTTAAATTTCCCTGTATAATATCTACATAGCTTAAATCAAGGTATTCCAGGTTAGTCAACTCTGAAACCGAACTCAAATCATTTTCTTCACCTTCAAGTTTTACGGAAAAATCGAGGTATTTAAGATTTGTTAAATTGGATAATGAACTTAAATTGCCATACACATCATCCGAAGGCAACCACAGTTCTATTTTTTCAAGTTTTGTTAAATTTGCTAAACCACTAATATCACCTTCAATGACTGCATGCAATTTCAAATCTACCAATGAAGTTAGATTTGAAAAAGAACTTAAATTCCCTTTTGCATCGCCATCATATTCTAAGTATTTTAGGTTAGCAAGTTCTTCTAAAGACTCAAAGTCTCCTTTAATTTTATTATTAAATAGCAATACCAAATGTTCCATTTTATGCATGCTTTCTAATGCACCCATATCACCTTTTATGTCTGAAAGCGTTATTTCCAAATGTCTTAAGTGTGGAAGGCAATATAAAGAATTCATATTACCTGTTCCATTTAAAATCTGTACTGAAATCAAACTTGTAAAGTTTTCTAAGTAATCTATCTCGTCATATATAAATGTCCTTAAATAATTTGCTTTAAAGACATTCTCGATTTTTTCTAAATCTTTCACATTAATATTACTGCCTAGTATTAAAAAGTTTTTAATTATAGCGTCATCTATTTCAAGACCAGTTTCATCCAAAAATACAATTTTTATATCGATTACTTTGAAATACGGTATTAGCACATCACTGTCAGTACATTCATAGTTGAATGTCAATATACCGTCTTCATAAACAGTTTCCGTTGGCTTTGCAACACCATCGATATAAATTATGCCATCTGTATAATCCGTTCTTACAGAAAATGACTCAATATTATTTTGATTATCATAGTTTAAATCAACATCATAGTACTCTGGTAATGTGGCTTCATCTACTGGCTTACAGTCTGGTTTACTTGAACAGCCAGTCATCGCTGCTACTGCGAAAATTAATAACATCATTCCTGCTGCTGTGAATAGTTTTTTTGTTTTCATATCTGTCTCCTATAATTTAAACATATAAAATTGAATATCACTAATTGCAATATTTGTCTATAAGAATGAAGATCCTTTATCCTACATTATCAAAACACATTCTACTCATTAGTCAAATAGTTCTCCCTAGGGTTCTGGTGCAAAAATATTGGAAGCTAAAGAATTATCACGCGACTATCATTATCCTATGCCGCTTCACACATAATTTCATTTATGAATTGCACCTCGAATTGTTCACACCGATTTCCCGCGACCTGTCCTTCGTGTATCATATGCATCATTTCTATTCCGGCGATTATTCTTTCTGCGGAGTCACGTGATTTGAATCCTAGCATCGGGTCTATCTTTTTCTTTATAAAGCGATGATCCTGTTCCACTATACTATTTAGATATTTACACATTCGGTGTTCTGTCACACAGCTTATATCCCCATAATATTGTTCTTCTATAAATGCTATTTCTGTTGCTTTATATCTGTCTGTTGTAATTACTCTTGGCCTTTGAGTATGTTTTGCATTTATTGCTTCCCTGAAAAACTTCCTTGCTGCTGCCTTGTCCCTAGTCTCAGATACATAAAAATCGATTGTTTTTCCTTTAGAGTCTACCGCTCTGTACAGATATGCATTCTTCCCTTTGATTTTTATATATGTTTCATCCATTCGCCAGGAATCATTTGTCAGCTTAATATGTTCTCTTAATCTTTCTTCAATTATTGGTGAATATTCATGTGTCCAGCGAAGAATTGTTGAATGAGATAAGTCTATTCCCCGTTCTAACATCATTTCTTTTAAATCTGTATAGCTTAATGAATATTTTAAATACCATCTTACGCACAGTAGAATTATATCCTTACTGAAATGTTTCCATTTGAACAGATTGTTTTTCATTTGATATAATTCTCCTGCCATTTTTTAGTAGTATTATATCATATTTTTATCAAATTGAACCTATATTAAGATTTTTTGCACCAAAACCATTTCTTAAGACGAGTATTTTCATTCTCCAATTCTTTGAACTTCTTAGCCTGACTTGTTCTCATTCCTCCATACTCTTTTCGCCATCTGTAATATGTCTGAGGACTGACTTCTATACTTCGTAGGGCTAGATCTGCTGTTATACCTTGTGAAATCTTTACTTCGACTTCTCTTAACTTACTTATTATCTGTTCAGCTGAATAATTCTTTTTTGTTATTATATCAGCTGCTTTTCTCACTTTCCACTCTGACTTGTTTTAGGGGGGCACGTCAACATTATAAGTAATATATAATAATAAGTAAAGTAAAAAATATAAAATCTTACAAATAATTAATATTTTAATTAAGGGTAGTAAACACTTTTTCGGACAGTTTGGTGGTTCTGGTGCAAATAATTGGAGGGCACGTCATTTTGAAGATTAAAAATCACCAGATTTTTCTCCAGCACTTATGCTGTTTCACTCATAATTTCATGTATGTGTCAACAAAGGTAGTAAAATGGGTTCTGGTGCTAATAATTTTAGGAGCTAAAAAAATCACTAGGTTGCTACCAATATCCTATGCCATTTCACACATAATTTCATTTATGAATTTCACCTCTTATTGGACACACCGAATTCCCTCGATCTGTCCTTTATGTATCATATGCATTATTTCTATTCCGGCGATTAGTTTTTCTGCTGAATCAAGTGTTTTAAATCCATGAATTGGGTCTATTTTCTTCTTAATAAACCTGTAATCTTGTTTAACTATATTATTGAAATACTTGCCCATCCGATGTTCAGTAATTAACGTAAACGACGTGCTTGCAATTTTTGCTCAATACCTTTACGTCTTACGGAATAACACAATATAATGACTGCTATCTTTTTTGTTATCATTCAAATTATATTTTGTTGTATGTTTTATATCTAAAATCTCGAATCTTCTAAACATAAACAATATATCAGACATATCTGCATGATAATGAGGAACACCGAATTCAGCACCTGGCACAAGCTTAATTAAAGTATTCTCGTCAATATGGGGAAAGTTGGTTTCTTTCCAAGACCATGAATGTTTCGAGCAAAAAGTTGCATATCCTTCTCCGCCTACCTTTAAAACTCTATGAAGCTCATTAATTGCAAAACTTATTTTATATGAATCCGAATGAGAGAGTACATTATAAGAAAATACATAGTTTACCGATTTGTCTGGCATTTGTATTTCATGCATATCTCCACACAGTGGAGTAACATCTTCTTTATCCACCTGCATTTTAATTGTATCAACTGCTAGTTGTGAACTATCAAATGCCAAAACAGAAAAGCCTAATTTCGCAAAAGCAAAAGAATTCCTTCCCAAACCAGCCCCAAGATCAAGTATAATAGTCTTTTTATCAGTAGCCCAACGCTTCCCTAAACTTAAGACAATTTCATCCGGCTCTGTCCAAAATTTCGACAATTCAACTTCCCAGTTCCATTTTTTGTCGTACCCATCTTCAAGACTTATTAATTTCCCACTTAAATCTCTTAAATATCTTCTGTCTTCACAATTACATATATATTGACTTGCATTTAAAATAATCTCGTTACACTTAAAATAATTTGATTGTTTAGTAAAATCAACCGGGATAGAATCATTGCTCTTTGTACATAGCACAATTTCACCCTTAGCATTAATTATTGAATACATAGTTCCGCAAGCTCTTGTTTTACAGAAACTAGTACACCACCGTAAGCATAATCCACTTTTGAGAATCATATCATCCATCCCAATATCGACCTCTGGTTTAAAGTCTATACAAATATCACGGTATTTATCATAATTTTCGATAAATTTATTTTTGTAATCAATTTCATAATCAATTTTATTTCGAAAATTATAATCGATTAATTCTATTATTTTCAGTCTATATATACCATGTTCCTCACAAAAATTAATCATCTTATCAATATTCTGATAATTATATTTCGTAATAACCATATTCAATACGACTTTGCACTTTTTCTTTTGTATATATTTTATGTAGCCTAAAAAATTATCCATGTTGCATAACTTCATATCCTTGCCCCTACTATCCCAAAATGAATCAATGCCTATCTTAAATTCACTAACTCCTGACATAATCAAATTATCAATATTCTGTTTTGTAAACAAAATACCATTTGTATTTATTCGTATACTATTGGAAATAGGGAATAATAATTGAATAATTTTATCAAGTTCAGGGTGAAGCAAGGGTTCACCACCAGTAATATTAATCTTATTTATGTGATATTCGTTTTGTGTGCAAAACTCTGCCAATCCTTTCATATATTCTAGAGAAAGATCCGCCACATTATTTTCTTCATGCCCTTGGCCTTCATTATGGCAGTAGTAACATTTTTTGTTACATCTATTTGTAACTGATATTCTCAATTTGTCTCTAATAAACGGAGATGTTTTTCCTTTTGTTCTTTCAACAGTTCCCTCGTACATTTTTATCCTTCTTTCAAATTAATCTTTTTGTCCAATCATCATTTTATAATCTTTTTGCTAATGAATAATTAGTATACTCTTCATCATCGGTTACTTCCTTAATTACACGAATCCCCGTTGGAAATTCTATGTTTTTTTCTTCATCGCTTAATTCGATTTCCATAATAGCTATATCATCCCAAAATGGAAAAACATCAATTTCAAAATATTGATTCTTATATGTTAAACAGTATCTGGTTTTTCTTATTTGGCGCTTTGATGTATCAGCTTCTAATAATAAATTAAGATATTCACTTTGGGTTAATCTTCTTTCAATCTCAACACGTTTCAAAGGACTAATTCGTCTTTTTGTTGTTTGGTAATAAGTATAGTGGCCATCAATACCTCGCTGTCTAACACGAATTTCATCATCATTATTAGAGACTAGGTAAGTTTGAATTATTTCAACACATTGACAGTTTGAAAGTTTTTTTAGCTCAGCTGTATTGGGATGTTCAATTAAGAATTTGCGCTCAATTTCAAACGGTTCCGGCTCTCCAAGGAACAATAATATTTCAGCAATTAAACGTTTCATTTTATTTTCAAAGTCTGTTGAATTGTCTATTATTCGCAAGTGAGGATGGCCCGTCCATGCAGATATTAATTTATCATCCAAATTTGCTGCTTGTTCAATTGTCTCTGTACGCGCTTCATTATTTGCATTAGTATAAAACTTCTCTGCGCCTTTTGCCGCTGTTACAAGATGAAAAACAGCATCATAGTTATCTCGCAATTCAACCTCATTACATCTAATCTTTCTTAACACATTTGAAAATTCCAAATCTGACATATATGCTTTATTATCCAATACACCGCGATCACAAATAATTAAGATTTTTTCTGAATCCATTGTTAATGCTGCCTGTTCAAATAG from Candidatus Delongbacteria bacterium includes:
- a CDS encoding radical SAM protein, producing the protein MYEGTVERTKGKTSPFIRDKLRISVTNRCNKKCYYCHNEGQGHEENNVADLSLEYMKGLAEFCTQNEYHINKINITGGEPLLHPELDKIIQLLFPISNSIRINTNGILFTKQNIDNLIMSGVSEFKIGIDSFWDSRGKDMKLCNMDNFLGYIKYIQKKKCKVVLNMVITKYNYQNIDKMINFCEEHGIYRLKIIELIDYNFRNKIDYEIDYKNKFIENYDKYRDICIDFKPEVDIGMDDMILKSGLCLRWCTSFCKTRACGTMYSIINAKGEIVLCTKSNDSIPVDFTKQSNYFKCNEIILNASQYICNCEDRRYLRDLSGKLISLEDGYDKKWNWEVELSKFWTEPDEIVLSLGKRWATDKKTIILDLGAGLGRNSFAFAKLGFSVLAFDSSQLAVDTIKMQVDKEDVTPLCGDMHEIQMPDKSVNYVFSYNVLSHSDSYKISFAINELHRVLKVGGEGYATFCSKHSWSWKETNFPHIDENTLIKLVPGAEFGVPHYHADMSDILFMFRRFEILDIKHTTKYNLNDNKKDSSHYIVLFRKT
- a CDS encoding AAA family ATPase, translated to MNDYLFGNKIYKLRMEANLSQSELAEKLNVTNKAVSKWENGKSKPKMDVLRKISAVFQVSIEEIMNVEKKTKHQKINKIVVTGGPCAGKSTALSWIHNAFVQKGYTVLFVPETATELITGGVAPWTCGTNADYQKCQMELQTKKEELFEQAALTMDSEKILIICDRGVLDNKAYMSDLEFSNVLRKIRCNEVELRDNYDAVFHLVTAAKGAEKFYTNANNEARTETIEQAANLDDKLISAWTGHPHLRIIDNSTDFENKMKRLIAEILLFLGEPEPFEIERKFLIEHPNTAELKKLSNCQCVEIIQTYLVSNNDDEIRVRQRGIDGHYTYYQTTKRRISPLKRVEIERRLTQSEYLNLLLEADTSKRQIRKTRYCLTYKNQYFEIDVFPFWDDIAIMEIELSDEEKNIEFPTGIRVIKEVTDDEEYTNYSLAKRL
- a CDS encoding IS6 family transposase → MKNNLFKWKHFSKDIILLCVRWYLKYSLSYTDLKEMMLERGIDLSHSTILRWTHEYSPIIEERLREHIKLTNDSWRMDETYIKIKGKNAYLYRAVDSKGKTIDFYVSETRDKAAARKFFREAINAKHTQRPRVITTDRYKATEIAFIEEQYYGDISCVTEHRMCKYLNSIVEQDHRFIKKKIDPMLGFKSRDSAERIIAGIEMMHMIHEGQVAGNRCEQFEVQFINEIMCEAA
- a CDS encoding transposase encodes the protein MRKAADIITKKNYSAEQIISKLREVEVKISQGITADLALRSIEVSPQTYYRWRKEYGGMRTSQAKKFKELENENTRLKKWFWCKKS
- a CDS encoding transposase; its protein translation is MADDLGIHEGLLYNWRRKYTADGDKTKYATLEEENRALQRENA
- a CDS encoding DDE-type integrase/transposase/recombinase; amino-acid sequence: MGKYFNNIVKQDYRFIKKKIDPIHGFKTLDSAEKLIAGIEIMHMIHKGQIEGIRCVQ